Proteins encoded together in one Haloarcula rubripromontorii window:
- a CDS encoding ABC transporter permease — MGLITLYVFFALIFFGGQFVAEDLVSQSVGLLVVGYFLFTMAVSAYADLTHDLTDEAQWGTLEQLSMSPFGFTEIVAVKTLVNLLGTFATGIALLISMMVTTGTWLSVAPLSVVVLCVLTLLPVVGLGFVFGGVALVYKQIEKVFPLIQLSFAALIVLPVGEYALLKLFPMSLGSHLLQRVMTDGLRVWELPVFDLGVLVGQAVAYLAIGLFVFRVGTAKARKRGVLGHY; from the coding sequence GTGGGACTCATAACGCTGTATGTGTTTTTCGCACTCATTTTTTTCGGCGGACAGTTTGTGGCAGAAGATTTAGTTTCACAGTCAGTCGGACTGCTCGTTGTAGGGTATTTCCTCTTTACAATGGCAGTGTCGGCATATGCTGATCTCACGCATGACTTGACTGACGAGGCGCAGTGGGGAACACTGGAGCAGCTGTCGATGTCTCCGTTCGGCTTCACAGAGATTGTGGCGGTAAAGACTCTAGTTAACCTCTTGGGAACGTTTGCTACTGGCATCGCCCTTCTGATATCGATGATGGTGACGACAGGGACCTGGCTTTCGGTTGCACCGCTTTCGGTCGTCGTGCTCTGTGTGTTGACGCTGCTCCCCGTGGTCGGTCTCGGGTTCGTCTTCGGCGGAGTGGCGCTCGTCTACAAGCAAATTGAGAAGGTGTTCCCACTGATCCAACTCTCGTTTGCAGCCCTGATTGTCTTGCCAGTCGGAGAGTATGCATTGTTGAAGCTCTTTCCAATGTCGCTGGGGAGCCACTTATTGCAACGAGTAATGACGGATGGACTCCGCGTATGGGAACTTCCAGTATTCGACCTTGGGGTATTGGTCGGGCAGGCGGTTGCCTACCTAGCGATAGGATTATTTGTCTTCCGGGTTGGAACAGCTAAAGCGCGAAAACGGGGTGTTCTCGGGCACTATTAA
- a CDS encoding IS6 family transposase, with protein sequence MRLADLLRETLDVDSQDVWENERTPTPVRCFGVRLHSIGLSVRETSAVLGLLGVERSHGAIWQWTHRLADSEQDPPPAQPARVAVDETAVKIDGEWQWLYAAVDLDSLYLLDCTVFSRHGTDPAAAFLHRLTEKYDLADTEFLVDAYGYRTALSRLGLSGRVEHADRNHIEKWFHTFKMRSDRFHTSWVGSRRAVTEWCQQFRQYYNQQRPNQALDGKTPVEVLN encoded by the coding sequence ATGCGACTCGCAGACCTGCTCAGAGAGACCTTAGATGTGGACAGCCAAGACGTTTGGGAGAACGAGCGCACCCCGACACCCGTCCGCTGTTTCGGGGTGCGTCTCCACTCGATTGGGCTGTCAGTTCGGGAGACGAGTGCCGTTCTCGGCTTGCTAGGTGTCGAACGCTCCCACGGCGCGATCTGGCAATGGACGCATCGGCTGGCCGACAGCGAGCAAGACCCGCCGCCGGCCCAGCCGGCGCGGGTCGCGGTCGACGAAACCGCTGTCAAAATCGACGGTGAGTGGCAGTGGCTGTACGCGGCAGTCGATCTGGATTCGCTGTATCTGCTGGATTGTACCGTCTTCAGCCGCCACGGCACGGATCCTGCGGCGGCGTTCCTCCACCGTCTCACCGAGAAATACGACCTCGCCGACACCGAATTTCTCGTCGATGCCTATGGCTATCGGACTGCCCTTTCTCGATTAGGACTCAGCGGTCGAGTCGAACACGCTGACCGAAACCACATCGAAAAGTGGTTTCACACGTTCAAAATGCGCTCCGACCGCTTCCATACGAGCTGGGTGGGCAGTCGGCGGGCCGTCACTGAGTGGTGCCAGCAATTCCGGCAGTATTACAACCAGCAGCGGCCGAATCAAGCTCTTGACGGCAAAACTCCGGTGGAGGTGCTGAACTAG
- a CDS encoding outer membrane protein assembly factor BamB family protein, translating into MEYHTRRAFLGAVTLFFAGCTSATKKFDGKKTQSDSVSLDESWPQSRGNAKKTAYSQNSIASEPHQRRWQADVGTHPNGASMIGAGQIVASTIGDGISLVNGHGEVMDTESVGLTATTTPALIGQDFVVSAYDEAVYRISSEESSVHWKSQIDGRPSPVTVTEDLNSVIVGTSKGELTGIRAEDGYPQWNINIDDPIKASPAVFDGRAYVGGYNSGITAVSIENGEELWSVDTDGCIGPVAVDSNNETTIIAAGRDKILRGISATSGDVQWERPVGKRLTPPAIVDGTVFVGAETRVESFDVSSGNREWRVDLENVVTPPVVTSESAVVAAGNELVAINHNGEVDLTIGRTKSPAITHPVVLPEGILIGTEDGYLVAYISS; encoded by the coding sequence ATGGAATATCATACACGACGCGCATTTCTTGGAGCGGTGACCCTTTTCTTCGCCGGGTGTACGAGTGCGACTAAGAAGTTTGATGGCAAAAAAACTCAATCTGACTCAGTTTCATTAGACGAGTCGTGGCCACAGTCCCGCGGAAATGCGAAGAAGACTGCGTACAGCCAGAACTCAATTGCTTCCGAGCCCCATCAGAGGCGATGGCAAGCAGATGTTGGCACGCATCCAAACGGCGCATCGATGATTGGAGCCGGACAGATCGTCGCCTCAACTATCGGTGACGGAATATCACTAGTCAATGGGCACGGGGAAGTCATGGACACGGAATCCGTTGGGTTAACTGCGACAACAACACCTGCTCTCATCGGACAAGATTTCGTTGTATCTGCATACGATGAGGCGGTTTATCGAATCAGCTCTGAAGAGAGTTCGGTTCACTGGAAGTCACAAATAGATGGACGGCCTAGTCCGGTTACTGTTACTGAAGACCTGAATAGTGTGATTGTGGGGACATCAAAAGGTGAACTGACAGGAATCCGCGCCGAAGACGGCTATCCTCAGTGGAATATCAACATTGACGATCCAATCAAAGCCTCACCAGCCGTTTTCGACGGGCGCGCGTACGTTGGTGGATATAACAGTGGGATCACAGCTGTTTCTATCGAGAATGGAGAAGAGCTGTGGTCCGTTGATACGGACGGTTGTATTGGGCCTGTGGCAGTTGATAGTAACAATGAGACCACTATCATCGCTGCTGGCCGAGACAAGATTCTCCGAGGGATTAGCGCCACCAGCGGCGATGTTCAGTGGGAAAGGCCGGTGGGGAAACGTTTGACACCTCCAGCTATTGTTGACGGGACAGTGTTCGTCGGTGCTGAGACGAGAGTTGAAAGCTTTGACGTTTCTTCTGGCAATCGTGAATGGAGAGTTGATTTGGAGAATGTGGTTACGCCACCCGTCGTTACCTCCGAGTCGGCAGTTGTCGCCGCCGGTAATGAACTCGTAGCCATTAATCATAACGGGGAAGTTGATCTTACTATTGGTCGGACTAAGAGTCCGGCGATTACCCATCCTGTGGTACTTCCAGAAGGGATTCTCATAGGGACCGAAGACGGCTATTTAGTGGCGTATATATCTTCGTAA
- a CDS encoding ABC transporter ATP-binding protein, with translation MCPRSTDPPEHEPVVSVTGLTKRYTGESGRVTAVDNISFDIQPGQIVGLLGPNGAGKTTTVKTVLGLITPTHGDISIHGIPVHEARSRTYNYVSAVLEGARNVYWRLSARENLAFFAGLHGIDPQARVDRHEAIIDTLGLTGKADEPAKNLSRGMKQKVALGCALARETPVLFLDEPMLGLDVETTRDLQTELQRLVQEEGKTIVITSHDMDIIEVVCDRVIVLNDGEIVADDSVDNLLDVFQSQSYRVQLTETPPAHLREQLDTRFRLLNWRTDTDCVEFEIGLAGSEEFFECVDILQTAEATVRSFTEIDPDLEDVFVELTTSESLPPEETES, from the coding sequence ATGTGCCCCCGCTCAACTGATCCTCCAGAACATGAGCCTGTAGTTTCGGTCACGGGCCTCACAAAACGCTATACAGGAGAATCGGGACGCGTCACAGCCGTTGATAACATTTCCTTCGATATTCAGCCCGGACAAATCGTCGGACTCCTCGGCCCAAACGGTGCTGGCAAAACAACAACCGTCAAAACGGTTCTCGGGCTCATTACCCCCACACATGGCGATATTTCTATCCACGGCATCCCTGTTCATGAGGCCCGTTCACGCACATACAACTATGTGAGTGCTGTCCTCGAAGGCGCACGCAACGTATATTGGCGATTGAGCGCTCGTGAAAACCTCGCATTTTTCGCTGGCCTCCACGGCATCGATCCACAGGCACGTGTCGACAGACATGAGGCGATTATCGACACGCTTGGACTTACTGGAAAGGCGGACGAACCGGCAAAGAACCTCTCGCGTGGCATGAAGCAGAAAGTCGCCCTTGGCTGTGCGCTCGCTCGCGAAACGCCTGTTCTCTTCCTTGACGAACCGATGCTTGGGCTCGATGTAGAAACAACCCGTGACCTCCAAACCGAACTACAACGCCTCGTCCAAGAAGAGGGCAAAACTATAGTGATTACGAGTCACGATATGGATATCATCGAAGTCGTCTGTGACCGTGTGATTGTTCTCAATGACGGCGAAATCGTCGCTGATGATTCCGTCGACAACTTACTCGATGTCTTTCAGTCTCAATCATATCGTGTCCAACTGACCGAGACCCCGCCAGCACACCTCCGAGAGCAACTTGACACCCGCTTCCGGCTACTCAACTGGCGGACCGACACTGACTGCGTGGAATTTGAGATCGGGCTTGCAGGCAGTGAAGAATTCTTCGAGTGTGTCGACATACTGCAGACAGCAGAAGCGACTGTCCGGTCGTTCACTGAAATTGATCCCGATCTAGAAGATGTTTTCGTTGAGCTGACAACATCTGAATCACTGCCACCAGAGGAGACAGAGTCATGA